The Onychomys torridus chromosome 4, mOncTor1.1, whole genome shotgun sequence DNA window AGAAagcaaattaatagaaattagtTAATTTAACTTTTAAGAATTAGTTAGAAACAGGTCTAAGCTATTGACTGAGCTCTcataataataagtttccatgtcatttatttgggagctggctagtggGACTGAGAAAGACTCCTAACATTGGTAATTTACAGAATATTTTGATATTAATGTCATTAATTTCTACTTTTTTAATTGATACTTATTTTTAGGGCCATTTTTTCAAGGAAATTCCTAAATCAAGTTATGATTATATTCTCCAAGTTTTGAAAcctaattcttctctcatattctTGAAGCTCTGGcctataattatttatttattaatttatttatgtatttcatgaaatattattccatattttcttgcttgctttttgaaCTATAATTTCCACTATTTGACACATTTGTTAATATTACAATCTCGCTTCCAAATCTTGTCTTTACTTGCTTAAAAATGCAATTGATGTCTCTTTGAGAAATGGCTTAGTTGTTATGAACAGTTGCTTTCCCATAGGACATGAGTTAAGGACCCAGACCTCATATGATGCTTTACAATCTTTCATAATCTCTGTCAGTTTCCCCCAGAGCCAAgaatacacatggtacacagacaagtaaaacactcatatacataaaataaaatagcaaaataaatacttttaaatgcatCTGGAAACACAAAACCAATActtaaacattttcatatttcattattcCTTGATAGCAAACAAATGTAATATTGAATTCCATCCACTTCATTTCTATTAAGCATTATGCTGGGTAGATTTCCACCTGTAAATTTGTTACTTTTTTGTGATTTGGAATGTAAGAGTTCTAATATGTCTAATGTAAAAGTTGATCTTGTTATCTCACTGATGTAATGCATTAATATATTGGTTTTTTTACCACTTCACCTAATATGCattgtcttagttttttttttttctatttcaatgaTAAAAGACTATGACCAcagtaacttataaaagaaagtgtttattggGGTTGCATGGTTTTAGAAGGTTAGAGTCCACGGCCATCATGCTAAGAAACATGACAGCAGAGAAACAggcatggtactagagaagtagctgagagctcaccctTGTtctacaagcaggaggcagagagagagagagagagagagagagagagagagagagatagacagacagacagacagacagacggaaaCTAGAATTTGTGttaggtttttgaaacctcaaagttcactcccagtggcacacctcctccagcaaagccacacccctAATCTTTCCccaacagttccactaactgagaactaaatattcaaacatatgggcCTATGAGTGCCATTATCCTAGGACCACAGCTGTGTCATTAAAGTTTTGGTTTTCTACCTTTCTTACAGATAAGAAATGATAATAGAGATCAGATTTTACTCCATTTTTGTTACGAGGaaaaactctttttaaaaggtTATTGTAGTTTTAATACAAACTAAGTATATCTTATATCAGTTTATCTATGTAAGTGACATTTTATCAGTATTTATTATCAATCTATTAATTTTCAAGGACATTTGCtgttttcataaaatttaaatcttAAGCTTTAGAAGTCATTgtttgggaaataaaaataatatataaaatatttttcttgtatgGCTATTCTTCTAAAGTgatgatatttttataaatgtaagtgttatattttatgttaattcCTCTAGCATTGCTTTAGCattcaaattcattttaattcatgGGAATTTTGCCACCAGATATGTATGTTTGTTCACTCATTcatataaactataaaatatatatattgaaatatgATCTTAAGTATTTATGcctaaaaatttctttctttatctttataTGAATTACTATAAATGGTGCTTCTAGATATTTTGACAGCTGATTATTCTGTAAGTTAAACTTTTTGCCCAATACATTAAAGTGCTAACTTGTCTAATAATTGCATTATATAAAAGGAAGTTTGTATTCAATTTGTAGAGCTAAGCTTTTGAGTAATGTCTCCCAAGTCTTTATTTCCTTAGATGTTTGTGTTATTTTATACAAAAATGTAATCATCATTTTGATGCCAACCTCTAAACAAAAGATGACTATAGAGTTCAGTGTTCTCTATATGAACCCCTTATAGGACACAAGGAATGAATATATGATCTATTGTTACTCACTTGTGTTTTAATAATGTAGTGTAGTAATGCCTCTCTTAACAATGAGAGCATTTCTGTGTACTCTAGTGCCAGAAGCTTATTGTGTAGCATGCAACAAAACCAGACAAGTTTTCTGCATAAGTTATAATCATCCTTTCAGAAATATATCCTCCATACAATGGAGCCTGTAATGGTTTCTAGTGTTTTGTGGTTTATTTATTATAGGTTTCAAATAAATATTGTTCaccaaaatattttgtatttcatcTACATAGTAAACATCCACTGAGTTAAATGAATCAatctgtgttttatcacaatCTATAGAATTCATGCAAATACGTACCATAGAAGCTAGAAACAGCCATTGTTCTAATTATTGAACACACCTTAAGATGGTTCAGGAAAGTGGGACCTTTGTGCCCACTAATTTCTGGACAGCCTCCTTAACATCCTGGTTTCTCAGGCTGTAGATTAGAGGATTCAACATGGGGTTGACAACTGTGTAAAAGATAGAGGCCACTTTGACTACCTGCCGGGAGTTTTTGGAGTTGGGTATACAATACAGGGAAAGTATGGTTCCATGAAATATGGTTATGGCAGTCAGGTGGGAGGCACAGGTAGAGAAGGCTTTGCGACGTCCACTAGTAGATTTGATTTTTAATACTGTCACAAAAATGAACATGTAAGATGTGAGGATGATCAGTAGTGTACTCACTTCATTGAAGGTTGCAAAACAAAAGAGTAGCAGGCTGGGGATTTGTATATCAGAACAAGAGACAGCAATGAGGGCAGAATATTCACAGAAAAAATGATTGATAACATTAAATCCTAAAAACTTGAGCTGGAGAGCATAGCATAGGAGAATCAAGGTGGCAAATGTGCCCCAGAGATATGATCCGGTTACAAGCAGGATGCACACCCTCTGTGACATGGCCACAGTATACAGCAAGGGATTACAGATAGCTACAAAGCGATCATAGGCCATCACTGCCAGCAAGTAGGACTCAGTTACAACAGCCACACAGGACAAGAAGTACTGCAACATACAGCTGAAGTAGAGGATGGTTTTATCAGCCCGGACCAAGTTCTCAAGCAGCTTGGGAGTAATGATGGTTGAGTAGCAGAAATCAACAAAAGAAAGGTggctgaggaagaagtacatgggagtgtggaACTTGGGGTTGATATGAATTAGCACTATCATCCCAAGGTTTCCCACCACAGTGATGATATACATAAAGAGAAAGACCAGGAATAAGGGGATCTGAAGCTCAGGGTAATCTGTGaatcccaaaagagcaaagataaTCTCCACACTCACATTTCTTTCAGTTGGCACCATAACTCCTATCAGTGAGCAACCGAGGCAGAAGAGTCTCCTGTTTAATTCAAAATTATGTGAGAAATgtcaaataataatcaaagaagtaTAAAGATGCCACTATAACTTGATTATTTGTGAaaatctaacattttttttttaattctaacaaATAAAGATTAGAGAAATCCAAGAGAAAAGATATAGTGATACCATTTGGCCATCTTTTGTACTATAATATCATGAGGCCTGAGCAGACTCAGAAGTTTAATACTTTCATTATTAGTGGATTCTCAAAGGGTGAAGCAAAATAtctatatatataatgaatattatTGTCTCTGCATTAATTACTttacatagaaagaaagaagatcgAAGAGCAAATTAGTTACAATGtcaaaagaataataatttcACAGTAGTGAAAGAAATCTGAATAAACTTACTTGCTACACAGAAAGTATCACCATGATCCTGGTGGTTTGTGGATGGAGCACAGCAGGAAGACAGACCATATATGTTTACCTGCTATCTCTGGGGACTAAAACTCTagagaaaatcaaagaaaatattcaatacaGGCCTCAGAGCAGACAATTAAGATGAATCTATATCTTGTTTTGATGAATCTTTAATAATGAGACTTGCCTTGAAATGACACAGAAAACACTGTGCCATAATATTCACTCTTAAGCTttgttaatatataattaagacaTGCTCATCCACAGACATTAAAGTAACACCCAGACAATGCTTCATACTATTAAGCTCAGTGGACCTCTTTGGAATTGGGGAAAATATATACCAATTTTAGGCAACTAATTCAATCATTTTTGTGAAACAATCCGAAAGAGTATGTATTTTGtgtaaaaaataaagcaaaataagacTGACTTGTTCAGTGTACAATGCAAGCCACTATTCTATTTGGGCTATATAACCCAGCATTCATGACATTTCTTAAAGAACATTTGGCAGATAGAGCTTGTTTAGAGTGTTGGTAGGCCACACAACACTTTATGGAGTAGATCTTCAGTATTTtcaagaaatacaataaaaattctcTGAAGataacttttcattttaattttgttcagttaagcatttttttttctgttattgaaaaCAGCATTTTCCCTTACATAATGTATCATGATTATGGCTTCCACTCCATCTACTACACCAAGTTCCTAACCACCTCCCCTGCCATCCAGATACACatactttctttctctcactagaaaacaaaatgccttctaagggataaaaataaaatataagacaaaacaaaaactactatATTGGAAtactataaaacaaacacaaaaaaagagcccaagaaaaggcacaaggaaGACATATAGAGaaagagacccactcattcacacactcaggaatcccataaaaacactaaactggaagctataatacatatgcaaagacctttaagttagaaaaagagaatatgaaataaataaagtaaaatgaaaaattagattaaaaaataaagccttggCATGATAATATGAGACAAGGAAACTCCTTTGAGTTTAATTTCTGTTGGCTAAATACTGCTGAGCATGTGGCCTATACCGAAAAGTATTTTGTTTCACTAATGAGACTCcttggagaaaatgaaaatttcttttgtaagtggttatcagttggaaacagcttctgggttagggttgagggaattttccctttcttttttcttcctctaaacCACCCAGTATATCCCTCATGTTGCCTTTCAACTTCATGGACTCTTTTCCactgttgttacatgcatatttatataactttaagcatatatattcctaaaatcTACTTATTTAGTTCTTTTATATACTATTACCTGTATGTACGAGAGTTTTACACTAAATTGCTGCCCAGTATCAAACATTCAGTTTTAGTAGTGCGTGCTGAATTGTCAGACACTGCACAGACCAGTTGGTACTGAAGATCATACCATTTGGTCATGCCATTCTATGCCACTTTACCATTCCTTACTATGGCCGAGTGATTTCTATCTGTACAGAATAagcacctatctatctatctatatgtaaacaaaacatacatgaaaacaaCTATCAATCATaacatttaatttctttgattataaaaagaaaactgattataAAAAGTATGCAACCAAATGTTTTTAATGTAGTGCCTCAAAAACACTGGATGGTGCCAATGTTATTGAAGCACTAAATTAAAACATTTGGTTGCAATAGGTTATAAAATTCCAAATGGTCTTCAGTGagttttacatacacacacacacacacacacacacacacacagacatacaaacacacacatatgcatgtaacaacagtAATTAtataaaaagaggtcatgaaattAATAATGATTAGGTATCAAGGAAAGTATTAGAGGTGTTAGAAGAAGgatggaaataatgtaaatacagtattcatgtatgaaattctaaaaagaatttttttgtttgttttttacttgtttattttttaacatccGGACCAAAGTTTCCCTTCCCtactctcctcccagtccctcctcctaaaacaataatttcattatttgttttgatCTGGGTGTtgttgagacagagagagacagagagaggtggggacTGAGAGGGAAAGAGCATGTTGGAGCATGTTGTGCAATGGGTGGGAGGTAGAGAGGTTTTGGGAGCACTTACAGGAGGGGAAGGAATATAATTAAACTACACTGAATGGAAACctctaagtaaaaagaaaaatgaaaaggagacaaaAGATAGAGAAATAGGACAAACAAACACGTGGGTAATACTGGCACAATGGCTCAGGGTGTAAGGAAAACACCACCAGACCTGAGGATTTAGGTTTCCTCATCAGATCCCATATGttgaaggggagaaccaactcctgaaagttatctctgaactccacacacatgcataccatgcttgtcatacacacacaaaataataaatgcaaaaattaatTTAGTATAAATATTTAGTTGAGTGTAAATATTTACAGTACATAATACAGTGGTCAAATATGGATCCcaaataatattctaaaatatcTGTGTTCTGAAAATCATTGGTTTTATCCCTGGATGCATCTCATGCTGATTGTCCTTGAATCCTCAGATATAGTAATGTGTTTACATATGAATACATGCCATATGTCTACTTCTATATAGCTAGTGTGTTTGTCATTATGATTAATGTTTGCTTCTTGTTTGTGGTTTTGCAGACATACATATATGGCattaatatatagtatataaatttataaataggtacatattaaaattatttaacattttaattacttcttaaaaataatttgatgtaAAACACACAAGGATGATCATTTGATTATCTAGTATTTACTGTTATAATATCCATTATACTTTTGTTCCATTtggaaaatactttatttaatctttgaaaatttcatacacatatgaaatgtaTATTGAACACTTTCATCccattccttccccttcttcttaatgtcatttaaaatggattaaatgaattaataattttGAATTATAATTGGTATTGCCAATTTAATCTGTAGAAAAAGTGACCAATTTGCACTCTTATCAAAGGGTGTTTGAGTCCAGGTATATGAACAGCATTCAGAATTCGAACAGCATGCAGAATTCCCCTTAATGAAACATTTGAGCTTTTAGGCATATGTTCCTCACCATCGGCTTCAGGTATGTGGAGCCACCATGACTGACTAGTCATGGATATAAAAGAATGGTTTAATCGGACCAATTTGAATATGTTCCTCCTATGCTGAGGATGCCTCACAGTAAGTTGGTATTTTTGTGTGTTCCTGACAGTTAAAAATCATCTGTTTATATTTTtgcttgtgagcctagcctttaacagctgagctatctccttgagctggcttttgggatcaCATTACCTATAGTAGAaaaccttgcacagccttgatgcagggagaggggcttggacctgcctcaactgaatgtacccaTCTTTGCtaacttcccatgggaggccttgccatttcagaagagagaaagggggcaAGGTTGGGGGGACAGGCTgtagggggagcaggaggagagaagagaggggatctatgagtggtatgtaaaatgaataaaaagtttcttaatgaagaaaaaaatcatctctttATTCCTTTGCAGACTTATTTGCTCTCACATGTGTTTATTACTAAAACACACCCTATATTATaacctctgcttcagctctttCTATTCCCCCAGCATACACAATCCCCTAGGCTTGTCCCCAGTGTGGCAAAATAACTGAAGCCTCTTTTTCCCTTGTGCATGCTTGCTGTGGATCCCATAGACCATAGCCTCCTGATTTACCTCCTACTACTTATTGCTgtgtcccagcccccaactccagtgAACACCCTTGCTCAACCAAAGGTCATACCCTTCAGAAGACCAGGTAGCCTACCCATAGgtcttctctgctttctctgctcCCCCAGCAGACCAAAACCCTCAGACTGGCGCATAGTTCTGCAACAGAATACCAGCTGTAGCATGTCTCCCAACCTGTCAACACCTGCAATGAATCCCACAGACCATCCCTTTCTGACCTCCCACCACTCACTCATCTCTGCATCCCAGCATGCAACACCAACAGACAGTCCCTATAAACTCACCAGCTGAACAGGGCAGCAAAATAGTCACAACAAAGCTAACACACTCTCTGAAAATCAAGAGAGGAAAcacaaaccaaggaacaaaatgccccttgaaaaaaatgaaacaaacaaataaacaaaaataagacaaaaagaaaaaaaaaaaaaaagatccggAAACCAGCACCTAGTCTTATAACCATCTGAAAACCCGATGATGGGGGAatagagagagcagagaagaactACAGGTAGGCTACCTGGTCTTCTGGAGGGTGTGACCTTTGATTGAGCAAGATACCAACATAAGAATACAATAAACATTAGCCAGTACAATATGGCTTCACTAgagcccagctggccttgaatattccaacataactaaaacacaagaaaaagactgTGAATCAACTACATGAAGATAATAAAGGTCCTTaaataggaaatgaataaatcccttaaagaaatccagaaaatataaacaattgGATGAAATAATTAACTCCCTGAAAGATAGCCATgataacacaaacaaaaaattgggtgaaattaagaaatactttaaagaaatccacaaaaaccaaacaaacacttGAGGGAAATTAATGAAACTCTTCAAGACCTGTATATGGAaatagcaataaagaaaacacaaactgaataaATTCTTGAAATGAAAgatttaggaatttgaacagtAAATATAAAGGCAAACTTCACCATCAGAATCCAGAAGATAGAAAGAAGTTCAGgaattgaagatatgatagaagaaatggctATATCAgacaataatattaataattactaaaaaaaattcctgacacaaaatatccaggaaatgtgTGACACTATGAAgtgaccaaatctaagaacaatagaaatagaggaaggagaataatcCCAGCTAAATGGCCCAGAAAATACTcacaaaatcacaaaagaaaattttcatacCTAAGGAAGTATATGCCTATAAAGGTAAAAGAAGcatgcagaacaccaaatagattacaACTGGACCAGAAAAAATATCCTCACTAAATAGTAATCATAACATACagaacacaaatgacagcttatgctggagaggatgtggagcaaggggaacactccttcattgctagtgggaatgcaaacatgtgcatccactttgtaaatcaatatgggCAGTTACTCAGAAAACTGGGAGCAATCTAgttcaagacccagccatacaaTTCTCGGACattatacccaaaggacactccattcTCCCATGAGGAAACTTTCTCCAatatgttcattgtggctttagtcataatagccagaaactgaaaacaaactaaatgtccctcaacaaaACAATGGATAAAcaagatgtggtacatttacacaatggagtattgctcagctgttaaaaagaatgacatcaagaaattttCAAGCAagtggaaggaactagaaaaaaaaaacaaaaactgttctgAGCAACCTGAACCCAGGAAGATCAatttgtatgtattcatttaaaagtgggtattagccattaagtaaataataaatatgttacaatccatagacccagagaggttagctAAATAGGAAGGCTCTGGCACTATGCATgtatctccctaggaaggggaaataaaatagattttgaagAATTACCAGTTAGGGGTGGGGATAGGAACTGGATACATAAAGATGGGATAGAGGGACAGAGTGTTGAGAAAGACTGCTGGAATTGAATGGCATTTGAGGAGGTGTGAAAACAACACAGTGGGAATTTCCTTGAATCTATGGGGTGATCCTATTGAGGACTCCTCCTTGTAACAGAAGATTTGGAATTGGATCTCACCCTCCCTTTTAGCCAGGCTAGGCCCTCAGTGGCAggattaatttgtatttatttgagtTTTTGGCCTAGTGGATCCCATGGAGGTTCCCAAATACCCAAGGCTGATACTAGCACAGAGAATTGATCTCTGCAAATTGATCTTGGGTCCCATTCAAAGGCCAACATCCACATAGTTTATTGAATGTGGAGAGATTGAGCTAGTGCTGGCAAGGAGCCTTTACTCAAATGTTCTAGCCTCTTTGGCATAGGAAGGGAATCTGCAGGCTGCTGAAAGAGAAAGGTGAATAGTGAATACCACCAACACAACCAGAAAACCACTGATTCACAATCTGTCGTGCCTGGAAGATATCCTGGCACagtggtggtgcagaacttgtagAAGTGACCAACAAATATCTGATTTAACTTGTGGCCCATtcaaggagaagaagaaaatgctcaACATTGCTTGGGTTACCAGGAACTGGAGGCTAGAAGCCCAGAGAACCAAACATAACTgatcttttataaaaaaaaaaaaaaaaaaaaggatacccagtgatattctgctatcctTATAGAGTGGTGCCTTGTCCAgtaatcatcagagaagcttcctctggtagtagatgggaacagatgcagagaaccagagGTAAACAATATGTGGAGGAAATCTCTAAATTGGAAGTCTCCTTAGGGTTCCTCCCCCAGAGCTTGGAGAATGCCACAGAAGATGGGGTGAGGGGGAGGAAAAGTAGGACATTGGGAGAGTATGGCCCATTGAATAAAATAAGTGTAGGATTCAAAGACAATGAAGCAGAAAACACAGGGCCTGGAAGGATCTGCAGCACATCCTCTGCATAAGTGTTATGCctgttttttttggtgttttgccaggactcctagcagtgggaataGGTATGTCTTCTACTTTTCTGCTTGCTTTAAGACTCTTTTCCCTCttgttgggttgccttgttcaaCCTCACTGTAAAAGCTTTTGTCTTGTCTtactgttgtgttttgttgtctcttggaggcctgttcttttctgaagggagacaggGGTTTGAGGGTGGTGGGGAATTATAAGGGGGTGGagtgggtggtggggtggggtggggtggtgttgGATCTGTGgaagagggaatatggggaggaagggggaggtgaTTGGgttatattgtatgaaagaaaaaaatctatttttagtaaataaataacagacaGCCTCAAAATTTGTGTTCAGAGTAGCTGTTGAAATACTCAAAATGTAGGTGTCATATTACCAAAATTCTAAatactttttcaaatttattattgATTACTTATATTGAAGCATAACTGAAATATAATGAAGTGAGCTATTGCTTTATTAAACTGAATAAATTATGTTGCATAcctatcaagaaaagaaaaatatcattacTATAATATTATCAAGAAACATAACTTATGACTCTTTTCTATCACTATCCCTCAAGCACATCAAATCTGACATATTTTAACAGAAgatatatttaagatttattcagttttttaataatgtgattttttatttctctgcatGTGAGTTtatatacatgtgagtgcagCTTCTCTGGAGTGCAGAAGTTGGTATCAGACATCTTAGAGGTACAGGAGATTGT harbors:
- the LOC118582861 gene encoding olfactory receptor 5D14-like, whose product is MVPTERNVSVEIIFALLGFTDYPELQIPLFLVFLFMYIITVVGNLGMIVLIHINPKFHTPMYFFLSHLSFVDFCYSTIITPKLLENLVRADKTILYFSCMLQYFLSCVAVVTESYLLAVMAYDRFVAICNPLLYTVAMSQRVCILLVTGSYLWGTFATLILLCYALQLKFLGFNVINHFFCEYSALIAVSCSDIQIPSLLLFCFATFNEVSTLLIILTSYMFIFVTVLKIKSTSGRRKAFSTCASHLTAITIFHGTILSLYCIPNSKNSRQVVKVASIFYTVVNPMLNPLIYSLRNQDVKEAVQKLVGTKVPLS